One genomic region from Prunus persica cultivar Lovell chromosome G3, Prunus_persica_NCBIv2, whole genome shotgun sequence encodes:
- the LOC109948219 gene encoding (R)-mandelonitrile lyase-like, translating to MARPIWFYLQHFAYFMFLNVIVAYASRPHGSHRPHQEPSYLKFVVNATDFPSEDYYDYIIIGGGTAGCPLAATLSSRFRVLVVERGGIAYGNRNLMTKEGFLATLMDVNSFDSPTQAFTSEDGVPNVRGRILGGSSAINAGFYSRADEDFYRKTSVNWNFRMVNESYEWVERAIVFRPELRTWQSAVRDGLLQAGVDPYNGFSFDHVVGTKIGGSTFDTLGRRHSAADLFKYAKPVNVKVVTHANVERILVGSSMPSAVSRQSAMGVVFRDRIGMYHHALLREHGEVILSAGAIGSPQLLLLSGIGPRPYLSSWGIPVAHHLPYVGQYLYDNPRNGISIVPPIPLEHSLIQVVGITESGAYIEAASNVIPFASPARSVFIRTPSAPLYLTVATLMEKTVGPASAGSLRLASTDIKVNPIVRFNYFSNPVDVQRCVNGTRMIGDILRTRSMEDFKFQGWFGSKDFRFVGPALPVDQSNYEEMADFCRRTVSTIWHYHGGCIMGKVVDADFQVIGIDALRVVDGSTFGISPGTNPQATLMMLGRYVGLKMMKDRKDYKMID from the exons ATGGCGAGACCCATTTGGTTTTATCTACAGCACTTTGCGTACTTCATGTTTCTAAATGTCATTGTCGCTTATGCCAGCAGGCCTCACGGCTCACACCGGCCTCATCAAG AGCCAAGTTACCTGAAATTTGTTGTCAACGCCACAGATTTCCCATCTGAAGATTACTATGACTACATTATCATTGGAGGTGGCACTGCTGGGTGCCCCTTGGCTGCGACACTATCATCTAGATTTCGTGTACTCGTGGTCGAACGTGGCGGTATTGCTTATGGAAATCGAAACTTGATGACCAAAGAAGGTTTCTTGGCCACACTCATGGATGTCAACTCCTTTGACTCGCCTACACAAGCCTTCACATCTGAAGATGGTGTCCCGAATGTCCGAGGCCGCATTCTTGGAGGCAGCAGTGCCATAAATGCTGGTTTCTATAGCCGTGCAGATGAAGACTTTTACAGGAAAACCAGTGTCAATTGGAATTTTCGAATGGTGAATGAGTCCTATGAGTGGGTTGAAAGGGCAATTGTGTTTAGGCCGGAGCTGAGGACTTGGCAATCCGCAGTTCGAGATGGGTTATTGCAAGCTGGTGTTGATCCCTATAATGGGTTTAGTTTTGATCATGTAGTGGGGACCAAGATTGGTGGTTCAACATTTGACACTTTGGGAAGGAGACATAGTGCTGCTGATCTTTTCAAGTATGCAAAACCAGTGAATGTCAAAGTTGTGACACATGCCAATGTGGAAAGGATTCTGGTGGGTTCATCTATGCCATCAGCAGTGTCAAGGCAGTCTGCAATGGGGGTTGTTTTTCGTGATCGAATCGGGATGTATCACCATGCCTTGTTACGTGAACATGGCGAGGTGATTCTCTCAGCTGGTGCCATTGGAAGCCCACAGCTACTTCTGTTGAGTGGTATTGGCCCAAGGCCTTATCTTTCCTCTTGGGGGATCCCAGTGGCTCATCATCTTCCTTATGTTGGGCAGTATCTTTATGATAATCCAAGAAATGGCATCTCAATTGTGCCACCAATTCCACTGGAGCACTCACTGATTCAAGTGGTTGGCATTACTGAATCAGGAGCTTACATTGAAGCAGCCTCCAATGTCATCCCTTTTGCATCTCCTGCAAGATCTGTGTTCATTCGGACACCATCTGCGCCTCTCTATCTCACTGTGGCCACCCTCATGGAGAAGACTGTTGGGCCAGCCTCTGCTGGTTCTCTGAGGCTGGCTTCAACAGATATCAAGGTGAATCCTATTGTTCGATTCAACTACTTCAGCAACCCGGTGGATGTGCAAAGGTGTGTGAATGGGACGCGCATGATTGGCGATATACTCAGGACCCGGTCTATGGAGGATTTCAAGTTCCAGGGCTGGTTTGGGAGCAAAGATTTTAGGTTTGTAGGACCTGCATTGCCTGTTGACCAATCTAACTATGAGGAAATGGCAGATTTCTGTCGCCGCACCGTCAGCACCATATGGCACTACCATGGGGGCTGCATTATGGGGAAGGTGGTTGATGCTGATTTCCAGGTGATTGGCATTGATGCACTCAGAGTTGTGGATGGATCAACGTTCGGTATATCACCAGGGACAAATCCTCAGGCCACTCTTATGATGCTTGGGAG ATACGTTGGGCTGAAGATGATGAAAGACAGAAAGGATTATAAAATGATCGACTGA